One Pseudochaenichthys georgianus chromosome 4, fPseGeo1.2, whole genome shotgun sequence DNA window includes the following coding sequences:
- the inpp5d gene encoding phosphatidylinositol 3,4,5-trisphosphate 5-phosphatase 1 isoform X2 → MPCYQPWCHGTISRSKAEDLLSKAARDGSFLIRASESIQGAYALCVLYQNCVYTYRILPDEDTKLSVQASEGVPIRFFSVLTELVEAYQSPNMGLVTHLQYPVHREEEVDEEQESQILPPQLPPRNFAGNDVRESDSMSLSETCLMRLQHMDLSTIPEEHQLAIQEYFRTSVSLDAEQVHNGFSNLPGLNKLTMAICKNLNSEISRILPVLEICHRTLDQQLSPAIGLKQISGDVGQSVPFRLEQLTKLLHSIEDKARSSMFESVGCEGGHRKSLIPLVTFEVKQESLGISMKMFLKVDVESGKLYLKKSKDGPEDKFFVHNKILQLVKSQKMHAKLVIVAEKEKEKILRREFVFDDTMKREGFCQLLQQMKNKHSEKPEPDMITVFVGTWNMGNAGPPHNIDSWFQCKGQGKTRDDTADHIPHDFYVIGTQEDPLGEREWTDTVKSVLRKITNITFKQVATHTLWNIRIVVLAKPEHENRISHVFSDSVKTGIANTLGNKGAVGVSFMFNRSSFGFVNSHLTSGSEKKLRRNQNYTNILRFVNLGDKKLNPFDITHRFTHLFWLGDLNYRVEFPSTEAEHIVTKIRQQQYQELLSRDQLNTEREDGKVFLHFDEEEITFPPTYRFERDTREKYAYTKAKATGTKYNLPSWCDRVLWKSYPLVHVVCQAYGCTNDIMTSDHSPLFASFEVGVASQFVSKQDMNSAPQGGIQIRNCIATLMTKSKTKFFIEYHSSCLEKKVKTIEGENMEKSDGSIKVSFRNQVELTPIISDPEYLLDQHILICVKSTDFDESYGEGCVALRAAQFSYREFQVTLTHHGEKTGVLTGGIQLPTSECKPTEKLYDFIKIESSDDTGSSKGKGVDANKFSVTQSHDISNPNYMGISFRSGNVVDKGWSYSLPQKSLPIAGQGSKDTKKGGYDVGSRSPTGKHLNPMGEEEKVSGMFDNPLYGSMGKSRGKDQDHQQKDLFTPPDPNFTTSNAADGDPDRPPLPTPRIRSFTCSETKPQPSTPVSSHPSTFKKPVAPSRSEGGVAQSRPPLPSKSRPGLPEPQNPQDYRDSSELPSKHRLPAKPGQPQPHKD, encoded by the exons ATGCCGTGTTATCAGCCATGGTGCCATGGTACGATAAGTCGATCCAAAGCTGAGGATCTACTTTCCAAAGCAGCAAGAGATGGAAGCTTCCTCATCCGGGCGAGTGAGTCCATACAGGGAGCGTATGCCCTCTGTGTTCT ATACCAGAACTGTGTGTACACATACAGAATCCTGCCAGATGAGGATACGAAGCTCTCTGTCCAG GCATCTGAAGGAGTTCCCATCAGGTTCTTCTCTGTGCTCACGGAGCTGGTGGAGGCATATCAGAGTCCCAACATGGGTCTGGTCACTCATCTGCAGTACCCTGTCCACAGGGAGGAGGAGGTAGACGAGGAGCAAG AATCCCAGATTCTTCCACCGCAGCTTCCACCCAGGAACTTCGCTGGCAACGATGTGAGAGAAAGTGACTCCATGTCCCTATCGGAAACCTGCCTGATGAGACTGCAGCATATGGACTTGTCCAC AATACCAGAGGAGCATCAACTGGCTATCCAAGAATACTTCCGGACCTCAGTCAGCCTGGATGCTGAACAAGTGCACAATGGTTTCTCTAACCTCCCTGGGCTAAATAAGCTAACGATGGCAATCTGCAAGAATCTAAACAG TGAAATATCCCGCATCCTGCCAGTTTTGGAGATCTGTCATAGAACGTTGGACCAACAGCTCTCCCCGGCGATTGGACTAAAACAA ATCTCCGGCGATGTAGGTCAATCGGTGCCCTTTAGGCTTGAGCAACTGACAAAGCTGCTCCACTCAATAGAAGATAAG GCTAGAAGCTCGATGTTTGAATCTGTTGGGTGTGAAGGAGGTCACAGGAAATCTCTCATACCGCTTGTTACGTTTGAG GTCAAGCAAGAATCTCTGGGTATCTCCATGAAGATGTTCCTGAAGGTAGACGTTGAAAGTGGGAAGCTCTACTTAAAGAAGTCAAAAGATGGGCCTGAAGACAAGTTTTTTGTGCACAACAAAA TCCTGCAGTTGGTGAAATCTCAGAAAATGCATGCCAAACTGGTGATCGTGGCGGAGAAGGAGAAAGAGAAGATTCTGCGGAGAGAGTTTGTTTTCGATGACACAATG AAAAGGGAAGGATTTTGCCAACTCCTTCAGCAAATGAAGAACAAGCACTCTGAAAAGCCTGAACCAGACATGATCACGGTGTTTGTTGGCACCTGGAACATGG GAAATGCTGGTCCTCCCCACAACATCGACTCCTGGTTTCAGTGCAAGGGCCAAGGGAAGACCCGAGACGACACTGCAGACCACATCCCGCATGATTTCTACGTTATCGGAACACAGGAGGATCCTCTGGGCGAGAGGGAGTGGACAGACACGGTCAAAAGCGTGCTGAGGAAAATCACAAACATCACTTTTAAACAA GTGGCGACCCACACTCTGTGGAACATTCGGATTGTGGTCCTGGCCAAGCCTGAGCACGAAAACAGGATCTCCCACGTGTTCTCAGACAGCGTGAAGACGGGGATTGCCAACACTCTGG GAAACAAGGGAGCAGTGGGAGTTTCCTTCATGTTCAACCGTTCATCGTTTGGCTTTGTCAACAGTCACCTGACCTCGGGAAGTGAGAAGAAGCTCAG ACGAAATCAAAACTACACAAACATCCTGCGATTTGTGAATCTGGGGGATAAGAAGCTCAACCCGTTTGACATCACACACCGCTTCACGcacctcttctggctcggggatCTGAACTACCGCGTTGAGTTCCCCTCCACG GAAGCTGAACACATTGTGACGAAGATCAGACAGCAGCAGTACCAGGAACTCCTCAGCAGAGACCAGCTCAACACGGAGAGGGAGGATGGAAAGGTCTTCTTGCATTTCG ATGAAGAGGAAATTACGTTTCCACCAACTTATCGCTTTGAAAGAGACACGCGAGAGAAGTACGCCTACACGAAGGCCAAAGCCACAGGG ACAAAGTACAACTTGCCCTCATGGTGTGATCGGGTCCTTTGGAAGTCGTACCCCCTGGTTCATGTTGTCTGCCAAGCATATG GTTGCACTAATGACATCATGACCAGTGACCACTCACCATTATTTGCCTCGTTCGAGGTGGGAGTAGCCTCACAGTTCGTCTCCAAgcaag ACATGAACAGTGCACCTCAAGGTGGGATACAGATCAGGAACTGCATAGCCACCTTGATGACCAAGTCAAAGACCAAGTTCTTCATCGAATACCATTCCAGCTGCTTGGAGA AAAAAGTCAAGACTATAGAAGGAGAGAACATGGAGAAATCGGATGGGTCAATAAAAGTTTCCTTTAGAAACCAAGTTGAG CTCACCCCCATCATCTCTGACCCAGAATACCTGTTGGACCAGCACATCCTCATCTGCGTGAAGTCCACAGACTTTGACGAGTCCTATG GTGAGGGCTGTGTTGCCCTGAGAGCAGCTCAGTTCTCCTACAGAGAGTTCCAAGTGACACTGACTCACCACGGAGAGAAGACGGGCGTGCTGACAGGCGGCATCCAGTTACCCACCTCGGAGTGCAAGCCCACTGAGAAGTTATACG ATTTCATCAAAATCGAAAGCTCTGATGACACCGGCTCCTCAAAAGGAAAAGGCGTTGACGCCAACAA GTTTTCTGTCACACAATCACATGATATTTCTAACCCCAATTACATGGGCATTTCCTTCAGAAGTGGCAATGTGGTAGATAAAGGTTGGAGTTACAGCCTGCCACAGAAAAGTCTTCCAATCGCTGGCCAAGGGAGCAAAGACACCAAGAAGGGGGGCTATGATGTGGGCTCACGAAGCCCCACAGGAAAGCATCTCAATCCCAT GGGGGAGGAGGAAAAGGTGTCAGGGATGTTTGACAATCCGTTATACGGTTCGATGGGGAAATCACGGGGCAAGGACCAAGACCATCAGCAGAAGGACCTCTTCACACCTCCAGATCCCAACTTTACAACCTCCAATGCAGCAGACGGAGACCCTGATCGCCCCCCGCTGCCCACCCCACGCATCCGGTCCTTCACCTGCTCCGAGACAAAACCCCAGCCTTCCACCCCCGTCTCCTCGCATCCCTCAACATTCAAGAAACCAGTGGCGCCATCGCGCTCCGAAGGGGGGGTGGCACAGAGCCGGCCCCCTCTGCCTTCCAAGTCCCGGCCGGGCCTGCCGGAGCCCCAGAACCCCCAAGACTACAGGGACAGCTCCGAACTCCCCAGCAAACACAGACTGCCTGCAAAACCTGGCCAGCCGCAGCCTCACAAAGACT AA
- the inpp5d gene encoding phosphatidylinositol 3,4,5-trisphosphate 5-phosphatase 1 isoform X3: MPCYQPWCHGTISRSKAEDLLSKAARDGSFLIRASESIQGAYALCVLYQNCVYTYRILPDEDTKLSVQASEGVPIRFFSVLTELVEAYQSPNMGLVTHLQYPVHREEEVDEEQESQILPPQLPPRNFAGNDVRESDSMSLSETCLMRLQHMDLSTIPEEHQLAIQEYFRTSVSLDAEQVHNGFSNLPGLNKLTMAICKNLNSEISRILPVLEICHRTLDQQLSPAIGLKQISGDVGQSVPFRLEQLTKLLHSIEDKARSSMFESVGCEGGHRKSLIPLVTFEVKQESLGISMKMFLKVDVESGKLYLKKSKDGPEDKFFVHNKILQLVKSQKMHAKLVIVAEKEKEKILRREFVFDDTMKREGFCQLLQQMKNKHSEKPEPDMITVFVGTWNMGNAGPPHNIDSWFQCKGQGKTRDDTADHIPHDFYVIGTQEDPLGEREWTDTVKSVLRKITNITFKQVATHTLWNIRIVVLAKPEHENRISHVFSDSVKTGIANTLGNKGAVGVSFMFNRSSFGFVNSHLTSGSEKKLRRNQNYTNILRFVNLGDKKLNPFDITHRFTHLFWLGDLNYRVEFPSTEAEHIVTKIRQQQYQELLSRDQLNTEREDGKVFLHFDEEEITFPPTYRFERDTREKYAYTKAKATGTKYNLPSWCDRVLWKSYPLVHVVCQAYGCTNDIMTSDHSPLFASFEVGVASQFVSKQDMNSAPQGGIQIRNCIATLMTKSKTKFFIEYHSSCLEKKVKTIEGENMEKSDGSIKVSFRNQVELTPIISDPEYLLDQHILICVKSTDFDESYGEGCVALRAAQFSYREFQVTLTHHGEKTGVLTGGIQLPTSECKPTEKLYDFIKIESSDDTGSSKGKGVDANKSGNVVDKGWSYSLPQKSLPIAGQGSKDTKKGGYDVGSRSPTGKHLNPMGEEEKVSGMFDNPLYGSMGKSRGKDQDHQQKDLFTPPDPNFTTSNAADGDPDRPPLPTPRIRSFTCSETKPQPSTPVSSHPSTFKKPVAPSRSEGGVAQSRPPLPSKSRPGLPEPQNPQDYRDSSELPSKHRLPAKPGQPQPHKDLHPEVTKMGRSVK; this comes from the exons ATGCCGTGTTATCAGCCATGGTGCCATGGTACGATAAGTCGATCCAAAGCTGAGGATCTACTTTCCAAAGCAGCAAGAGATGGAAGCTTCCTCATCCGGGCGAGTGAGTCCATACAGGGAGCGTATGCCCTCTGTGTTCT ATACCAGAACTGTGTGTACACATACAGAATCCTGCCAGATGAGGATACGAAGCTCTCTGTCCAG GCATCTGAAGGAGTTCCCATCAGGTTCTTCTCTGTGCTCACGGAGCTGGTGGAGGCATATCAGAGTCCCAACATGGGTCTGGTCACTCATCTGCAGTACCCTGTCCACAGGGAGGAGGAGGTAGACGAGGAGCAAG AATCCCAGATTCTTCCACCGCAGCTTCCACCCAGGAACTTCGCTGGCAACGATGTGAGAGAAAGTGACTCCATGTCCCTATCGGAAACCTGCCTGATGAGACTGCAGCATATGGACTTGTCCAC AATACCAGAGGAGCATCAACTGGCTATCCAAGAATACTTCCGGACCTCAGTCAGCCTGGATGCTGAACAAGTGCACAATGGTTTCTCTAACCTCCCTGGGCTAAATAAGCTAACGATGGCAATCTGCAAGAATCTAAACAG TGAAATATCCCGCATCCTGCCAGTTTTGGAGATCTGTCATAGAACGTTGGACCAACAGCTCTCCCCGGCGATTGGACTAAAACAA ATCTCCGGCGATGTAGGTCAATCGGTGCCCTTTAGGCTTGAGCAACTGACAAAGCTGCTCCACTCAATAGAAGATAAG GCTAGAAGCTCGATGTTTGAATCTGTTGGGTGTGAAGGAGGTCACAGGAAATCTCTCATACCGCTTGTTACGTTTGAG GTCAAGCAAGAATCTCTGGGTATCTCCATGAAGATGTTCCTGAAGGTAGACGTTGAAAGTGGGAAGCTCTACTTAAAGAAGTCAAAAGATGGGCCTGAAGACAAGTTTTTTGTGCACAACAAAA TCCTGCAGTTGGTGAAATCTCAGAAAATGCATGCCAAACTGGTGATCGTGGCGGAGAAGGAGAAAGAGAAGATTCTGCGGAGAGAGTTTGTTTTCGATGACACAATG AAAAGGGAAGGATTTTGCCAACTCCTTCAGCAAATGAAGAACAAGCACTCTGAAAAGCCTGAACCAGACATGATCACGGTGTTTGTTGGCACCTGGAACATGG GAAATGCTGGTCCTCCCCACAACATCGACTCCTGGTTTCAGTGCAAGGGCCAAGGGAAGACCCGAGACGACACTGCAGACCACATCCCGCATGATTTCTACGTTATCGGAACACAGGAGGATCCTCTGGGCGAGAGGGAGTGGACAGACACGGTCAAAAGCGTGCTGAGGAAAATCACAAACATCACTTTTAAACAA GTGGCGACCCACACTCTGTGGAACATTCGGATTGTGGTCCTGGCCAAGCCTGAGCACGAAAACAGGATCTCCCACGTGTTCTCAGACAGCGTGAAGACGGGGATTGCCAACACTCTGG GAAACAAGGGAGCAGTGGGAGTTTCCTTCATGTTCAACCGTTCATCGTTTGGCTTTGTCAACAGTCACCTGACCTCGGGAAGTGAGAAGAAGCTCAG ACGAAATCAAAACTACACAAACATCCTGCGATTTGTGAATCTGGGGGATAAGAAGCTCAACCCGTTTGACATCACACACCGCTTCACGcacctcttctggctcggggatCTGAACTACCGCGTTGAGTTCCCCTCCACG GAAGCTGAACACATTGTGACGAAGATCAGACAGCAGCAGTACCAGGAACTCCTCAGCAGAGACCAGCTCAACACGGAGAGGGAGGATGGAAAGGTCTTCTTGCATTTCG ATGAAGAGGAAATTACGTTTCCACCAACTTATCGCTTTGAAAGAGACACGCGAGAGAAGTACGCCTACACGAAGGCCAAAGCCACAGGG ACAAAGTACAACTTGCCCTCATGGTGTGATCGGGTCCTTTGGAAGTCGTACCCCCTGGTTCATGTTGTCTGCCAAGCATATG GTTGCACTAATGACATCATGACCAGTGACCACTCACCATTATTTGCCTCGTTCGAGGTGGGAGTAGCCTCACAGTTCGTCTCCAAgcaag ACATGAACAGTGCACCTCAAGGTGGGATACAGATCAGGAACTGCATAGCCACCTTGATGACCAAGTCAAAGACCAAGTTCTTCATCGAATACCATTCCAGCTGCTTGGAGA AAAAAGTCAAGACTATAGAAGGAGAGAACATGGAGAAATCGGATGGGTCAATAAAAGTTTCCTTTAGAAACCAAGTTGAG CTCACCCCCATCATCTCTGACCCAGAATACCTGTTGGACCAGCACATCCTCATCTGCGTGAAGTCCACAGACTTTGACGAGTCCTATG GTGAGGGCTGTGTTGCCCTGAGAGCAGCTCAGTTCTCCTACAGAGAGTTCCAAGTGACACTGACTCACCACGGAGAGAAGACGGGCGTGCTGACAGGCGGCATCCAGTTACCCACCTCGGAGTGCAAGCCCACTGAGAAGTTATACG ATTTCATCAAAATCGAAAGCTCTGATGACACCGGCTCCTCAAAAGGAAAAGGCGTTGACGCCAACAA AAGTGGCAATGTGGTAGATAAAGGTTGGAGTTACAGCCTGCCACAGAAAAGTCTTCCAATCGCTGGCCAAGGGAGCAAAGACACCAAGAAGGGGGGCTATGATGTGGGCTCACGAAGCCCCACAGGAAAGCATCTCAATCCCAT GGGGGAGGAGGAAAAGGTGTCAGGGATGTTTGACAATCCGTTATACGGTTCGATGGGGAAATCACGGGGCAAGGACCAAGACCATCAGCAGAAGGACCTCTTCACACCTCCAGATCCCAACTTTACAACCTCCAATGCAGCAGACGGAGACCCTGATCGCCCCCCGCTGCCCACCCCACGCATCCGGTCCTTCACCTGCTCCGAGACAAAACCCCAGCCTTCCACCCCCGTCTCCTCGCATCCCTCAACATTCAAGAAACCAGTGGCGCCATCGCGCTCCGAAGGGGGGGTGGCACAGAGCCGGCCCCCTCTGCCTTCCAAGTCCCGGCCGGGCCTGCCGGAGCCCCAGAACCCCCAAGACTACAGGGACAGCTCCGAACTCCCCAGCAAACACAGACTGCCTGCAAAACCTGGCCAGCCGCAGCCTCACAAAGACT TGCACCCTGAAGTCACCAAGATGGGCCGTTCTGTGAAGTGA
- the inpp5d gene encoding phosphatidylinositol 3,4,5-trisphosphate 5-phosphatase 1 isoform X1, producing the protein MPCYQPWCHGTISRSKAEDLLSKAARDGSFLIRASESIQGAYALCVLYQNCVYTYRILPDEDTKLSVQASEGVPIRFFSVLTELVEAYQSPNMGLVTHLQYPVHREEEVDEEQESQILPPQLPPRNFAGNDVRESDSMSLSETCLMRLQHMDLSTIPEEHQLAIQEYFRTSVSLDAEQVHNGFSNLPGLNKLTMAICKNLNSEISRILPVLEICHRTLDQQLSPAIGLKQISGDVGQSVPFRLEQLTKLLHSIEDKARSSMFESVGCEGGHRKSLIPLVTFEVKQESLGISMKMFLKVDVESGKLYLKKSKDGPEDKFFVHNKILQLVKSQKMHAKLVIVAEKEKEKILRREFVFDDTMKREGFCQLLQQMKNKHSEKPEPDMITVFVGTWNMGNAGPPHNIDSWFQCKGQGKTRDDTADHIPHDFYVIGTQEDPLGEREWTDTVKSVLRKITNITFKQVATHTLWNIRIVVLAKPEHENRISHVFSDSVKTGIANTLGNKGAVGVSFMFNRSSFGFVNSHLTSGSEKKLRRNQNYTNILRFVNLGDKKLNPFDITHRFTHLFWLGDLNYRVEFPSTEAEHIVTKIRQQQYQELLSRDQLNTEREDGKVFLHFDEEEITFPPTYRFERDTREKYAYTKAKATGTKYNLPSWCDRVLWKSYPLVHVVCQAYGCTNDIMTSDHSPLFASFEVGVASQFVSKQDMNSAPQGGIQIRNCIATLMTKSKTKFFIEYHSSCLEKKVKTIEGENMEKSDGSIKVSFRNQVELTPIISDPEYLLDQHILICVKSTDFDESYGEGCVALRAAQFSYREFQVTLTHHGEKTGVLTGGIQLPTSECKPTEKLYDFIKIESSDDTGSSKGKGVDANKFSVTQSHDISNPNYMGISFRSGNVVDKGWSYSLPQKSLPIAGQGSKDTKKGGYDVGSRSPTGKHLNPMGEEEKVSGMFDNPLYGSMGKSRGKDQDHQQKDLFTPPDPNFTTSNAADGDPDRPPLPTPRIRSFTCSETKPQPSTPVSSHPSTFKKPVAPSRSEGGVAQSRPPLPSKSRPGLPEPQNPQDYRDSSELPSKHRLPAKPGQPQPHKDLHPEVTKMGRSVK; encoded by the exons ATGCCGTGTTATCAGCCATGGTGCCATGGTACGATAAGTCGATCCAAAGCTGAGGATCTACTTTCCAAAGCAGCAAGAGATGGAAGCTTCCTCATCCGGGCGAGTGAGTCCATACAGGGAGCGTATGCCCTCTGTGTTCT ATACCAGAACTGTGTGTACACATACAGAATCCTGCCAGATGAGGATACGAAGCTCTCTGTCCAG GCATCTGAAGGAGTTCCCATCAGGTTCTTCTCTGTGCTCACGGAGCTGGTGGAGGCATATCAGAGTCCCAACATGGGTCTGGTCACTCATCTGCAGTACCCTGTCCACAGGGAGGAGGAGGTAGACGAGGAGCAAG AATCCCAGATTCTTCCACCGCAGCTTCCACCCAGGAACTTCGCTGGCAACGATGTGAGAGAAAGTGACTCCATGTCCCTATCGGAAACCTGCCTGATGAGACTGCAGCATATGGACTTGTCCAC AATACCAGAGGAGCATCAACTGGCTATCCAAGAATACTTCCGGACCTCAGTCAGCCTGGATGCTGAACAAGTGCACAATGGTTTCTCTAACCTCCCTGGGCTAAATAAGCTAACGATGGCAATCTGCAAGAATCTAAACAG TGAAATATCCCGCATCCTGCCAGTTTTGGAGATCTGTCATAGAACGTTGGACCAACAGCTCTCCCCGGCGATTGGACTAAAACAA ATCTCCGGCGATGTAGGTCAATCGGTGCCCTTTAGGCTTGAGCAACTGACAAAGCTGCTCCACTCAATAGAAGATAAG GCTAGAAGCTCGATGTTTGAATCTGTTGGGTGTGAAGGAGGTCACAGGAAATCTCTCATACCGCTTGTTACGTTTGAG GTCAAGCAAGAATCTCTGGGTATCTCCATGAAGATGTTCCTGAAGGTAGACGTTGAAAGTGGGAAGCTCTACTTAAAGAAGTCAAAAGATGGGCCTGAAGACAAGTTTTTTGTGCACAACAAAA TCCTGCAGTTGGTGAAATCTCAGAAAATGCATGCCAAACTGGTGATCGTGGCGGAGAAGGAGAAAGAGAAGATTCTGCGGAGAGAGTTTGTTTTCGATGACACAATG AAAAGGGAAGGATTTTGCCAACTCCTTCAGCAAATGAAGAACAAGCACTCTGAAAAGCCTGAACCAGACATGATCACGGTGTTTGTTGGCACCTGGAACATGG GAAATGCTGGTCCTCCCCACAACATCGACTCCTGGTTTCAGTGCAAGGGCCAAGGGAAGACCCGAGACGACACTGCAGACCACATCCCGCATGATTTCTACGTTATCGGAACACAGGAGGATCCTCTGGGCGAGAGGGAGTGGACAGACACGGTCAAAAGCGTGCTGAGGAAAATCACAAACATCACTTTTAAACAA GTGGCGACCCACACTCTGTGGAACATTCGGATTGTGGTCCTGGCCAAGCCTGAGCACGAAAACAGGATCTCCCACGTGTTCTCAGACAGCGTGAAGACGGGGATTGCCAACACTCTGG GAAACAAGGGAGCAGTGGGAGTTTCCTTCATGTTCAACCGTTCATCGTTTGGCTTTGTCAACAGTCACCTGACCTCGGGAAGTGAGAAGAAGCTCAG ACGAAATCAAAACTACACAAACATCCTGCGATTTGTGAATCTGGGGGATAAGAAGCTCAACCCGTTTGACATCACACACCGCTTCACGcacctcttctggctcggggatCTGAACTACCGCGTTGAGTTCCCCTCCACG GAAGCTGAACACATTGTGACGAAGATCAGACAGCAGCAGTACCAGGAACTCCTCAGCAGAGACCAGCTCAACACGGAGAGGGAGGATGGAAAGGTCTTCTTGCATTTCG ATGAAGAGGAAATTACGTTTCCACCAACTTATCGCTTTGAAAGAGACACGCGAGAGAAGTACGCCTACACGAAGGCCAAAGCCACAGGG ACAAAGTACAACTTGCCCTCATGGTGTGATCGGGTCCTTTGGAAGTCGTACCCCCTGGTTCATGTTGTCTGCCAAGCATATG GTTGCACTAATGACATCATGACCAGTGACCACTCACCATTATTTGCCTCGTTCGAGGTGGGAGTAGCCTCACAGTTCGTCTCCAAgcaag ACATGAACAGTGCACCTCAAGGTGGGATACAGATCAGGAACTGCATAGCCACCTTGATGACCAAGTCAAAGACCAAGTTCTTCATCGAATACCATTCCAGCTGCTTGGAGA AAAAAGTCAAGACTATAGAAGGAGAGAACATGGAGAAATCGGATGGGTCAATAAAAGTTTCCTTTAGAAACCAAGTTGAG CTCACCCCCATCATCTCTGACCCAGAATACCTGTTGGACCAGCACATCCTCATCTGCGTGAAGTCCACAGACTTTGACGAGTCCTATG GTGAGGGCTGTGTTGCCCTGAGAGCAGCTCAGTTCTCCTACAGAGAGTTCCAAGTGACACTGACTCACCACGGAGAGAAGACGGGCGTGCTGACAGGCGGCATCCAGTTACCCACCTCGGAGTGCAAGCCCACTGAGAAGTTATACG ATTTCATCAAAATCGAAAGCTCTGATGACACCGGCTCCTCAAAAGGAAAAGGCGTTGACGCCAACAA GTTTTCTGTCACACAATCACATGATATTTCTAACCCCAATTACATGGGCATTTCCTTCAGAAGTGGCAATGTGGTAGATAAAGGTTGGAGTTACAGCCTGCCACAGAAAAGTCTTCCAATCGCTGGCCAAGGGAGCAAAGACACCAAGAAGGGGGGCTATGATGTGGGCTCACGAAGCCCCACAGGAAAGCATCTCAATCCCAT GGGGGAGGAGGAAAAGGTGTCAGGGATGTTTGACAATCCGTTATACGGTTCGATGGGGAAATCACGGGGCAAGGACCAAGACCATCAGCAGAAGGACCTCTTCACACCTCCAGATCCCAACTTTACAACCTCCAATGCAGCAGACGGAGACCCTGATCGCCCCCCGCTGCCCACCCCACGCATCCGGTCCTTCACCTGCTCCGAGACAAAACCCCAGCCTTCCACCCCCGTCTCCTCGCATCCCTCAACATTCAAGAAACCAGTGGCGCCATCGCGCTCCGAAGGGGGGGTGGCACAGAGCCGGCCCCCTCTGCCTTCCAAGTCCCGGCCGGGCCTGCCGGAGCCCCAGAACCCCCAAGACTACAGGGACAGCTCCGAACTCCCCAGCAAACACAGACTGCCTGCAAAACCTGGCCAGCCGCAGCCTCACAAAGACT TGCACCCTGAAGTCACCAAGATGGGCCGTTCTGTGAAGTGA